The Natrinema amylolyticum genome includes the window CCGGTCGGCCGCCGCGGACGGCGTGAAGTACATCTTCTCGAGCAGGCGGGCGGCGTAGGCGAGGGTGAGCATGGTACTGAGGAAGATCACGGCCGCGACGGGCCAGAGTTGGGCCTGGACGGCTCCGAGTCCGATGTACCACTTGCCGACGAAGCCGACCCCGGGCGGGACGCCGACCAGCGAGAACAGGAGGACGGCCATGGAGCCGGCGACGACCGGCCGCTCCGTGGCGAGTCCGGCGTACTCGTCGACGGTGCGAGCGCCGTAGCTCGCCGCGACGAGCGCGACGCCGAGGAAGAGGCCGGCCTTCAGGAGGCCGTGGCCGACGAGGTGGATCGCGGCCCCGATCAGCGCCGTCCGCGAGCCGTCGGCGATGACGACCCCGTAGGCGGCGATGACCAGCCCGAACTGCGAGACTGACGAGTACGCGAGCATGCGCTTGACCTCGGTCTGGATCACGGCGAGGACCGTGCCGGCGAGGACGCTCACGCAGCCGACGGTGAGGACGATGGCGGCCGCGTTCGGCATCGCGGCGAGATACTCGACCTCGAAGACGGTGACGATCAGCCGGCCAAAGGCGTACGCGGAGGCGGTCGAAACCAGCGCCGCGATCAGCGGCGTCACCCCGTCGGGGGCCTGCTGGTAGGCGCTCGGCTGCCAGGTGTGCAGGGGCCACTGGGCGACCTTGACGGCGAAGCCGACGACGATGAACGCGAAGCCGGCGCGGATCAGCGTCTGGGCCTCCGCCGCCGGAATCGCCGTCGAAAGCTCGACCATGTTGAGCGTCCCGGTCGCCATGAAGACGAACGCGACGCCGATCAGATACATCGACGCGGCGACGGTCCCCAGGATCAGGTACTTCAGGGAGGCGACCGCTGCCTCCGGGCCGTCGCCACTGGCGACCAGTGCGTATGTCGCGAGGCTCGTGATCTCGAGGAAGACGAACAGGTTGAAGACGTCGCCGGTCAGCGAGATGCCGAGCAGGCCGCCGACCAGCAGGAGGTAGGCGGTGTAGAACGTGTTCCCGCGCGGACCGCCCTGTCGCGTGTACGCGAGGACACCGAGGGCGACGGCAGTCACGAGCAGGACGATCAGCATCGAGAACTGATCGGAAACGAGCTGGATGCCGTACGTGCGGGGGTAGCCGCCGAGTTCGTGGGTTACGGCCTCGCCGCCGGCGTAGACCTCGGCGGCGAGATAGCTGGCCGCACCGAACAGGCCGAGCGTCGTGAGCGCGGTGACGGACCAGCCCGTTCGGTCGAACCAGAGACCCAGCGCGATCGGGAGCGTCGCGGCGAGGATCGGGGTGACGATCAGCAACGGCAGGATCAGATCGACGTTACTCATCGGCACGCACCTCCCTAAGGGTGTCCTCGCGGAGCGTCCCGTACTCCGCGTAGATGCGGATGATCAGCGCCAGTCCGACGGCCGTCAGTGCGATGCCGACGACGATGGCGGTCAGCACGATGACCTGAGGCAGCGGGCTCGCGACCATGACCTCCCCAGGCTCGCCGTGGTGGGGGACGATCGGCGCCGACGCGCCGTCGGCGTCGATGTAGGCCATCGAGACGAAGAACAGGAAGATGGCCGTCTGGAAGAGGTTCACCCCGATCAGCTTCTTCACGAGGTTCTCGCTGGCGATCACCATGTAGATCCCGAGTCCCAGCAGGACGAAGGTGAGCACGTACGTGTAGTGGCTCGTCAGGAGATCAATCATCGTCGCTCACCTCCGCATCGGGCGAGCCGGGAGCCTCGGCGGCGCTGTCGGTTCCGCTGACACCGCCGGTCCCGCTCGGCCGCTCGGGCGTAAAGCCCGCGGCCATCGTGAAGAAGAGGCTGATGATGACTCCCGAGACGATCAGCGAGATACCGCCGATCTCGACGGCCTCGAGCCCCCACTTCTGTTTGACGTGGAGGACCTCGTAGAGCTGATCGAACTCGAGGAATTTTCCCCCCAGCGCGATCATCCCGAGGCCGATGGCCCCGAAGATGACGACGCCGCCGGTGACGATGCCGACGAGGAAGGAGTTCCTGAGCCATCGCCGGGTCGGTTCGATGCCGAACGCGAAGGCGAGCATGAGGACGGTGACGCCGACGATGGTCCCCCCCTGGAAGCCGCCACCGGGGGCGTCGCCCCCGTGGAAGGTCATGAACAGCCCGTACGTGAGCGTAAACGGTGCGATGATCTTGACGGCGGTCATGATCACCTGACTCTCGGTGTAGGTATCGTCGACAGATCCGGACATTAGGCGAACACCTCGCGTTTCAGGACGAGCAGGGTCGAGACGCCGGCGGCGAAGACGACGACCGCCTCGCCGAAGGTGTCGAACCCACGGTATGCGGCGAGTACGGACGTAACAGCGTTCTCGACCTTTGTTTGCTCGTACGTCTGCGTGATGTAGTGCTGGGTCACGTCAGGGTTCGACCAGACCGGCGTCTCCGTGCCGCCGACTGCGTACATCTCGGGCAGGACGGCGGTACAGAGCAGGAGCACGAACGCACCGACGACGACGACCGCCGGGAGGTGGATTCGCTCCCTGAGCCGGTCGGTCGAGGGCCGCGTCGTGCGCGCGATCGTCAGCAACAGTAGGAGCGTCGTGACGCCGGCACCGATCGCGGCCTCGGTCATCGCCACGTCGGGAGCCAGCAGGAACGTGTAGAGGATCGCCATCCCGAGGCTGTAGGCTCCGAAGACGATGATCACCGACAGGATGTCCCGGAACAGCGTCGTCGCGACGGCCGTCGCGAGGACGAACGCCACGAGGGTATAGGCGAACAGACTCATCGCGTCTCACCGTCCGTTTCGGCGGGGATGTCGGTTTCGTCCGTCTCCGGCCCCTCCTCGGCGAGCACGGGTTCGACGCCCGTCTCCGCGGCGGAGCGCGCGATCGCGTGGGCGGCCGTCGGATTCGTGATGAACACGAAGAACAGCAGTAAGACGGTGTAGACCGCCGCGTGCTGCCAGCCGAAGGCCAGGGCGACGCCGGCGAGTGCGAAGCCCGCCCCGAGCGTGTCCGTCTGGGACGCGGTGTGTGCTCGCGCGTAGATGTCCGGGAGGCGGATAACGCCGACCGTCGAGACGAGCGTGAAGAACACGCCGAGTCCCAGCATGACGACGATCGCCCAGAACCGGACCGTCTCGAGCGTCGTCTGCAGCGGGATCGGTTCGATCACAGCACACCACCCCGTTCGACGGTGAACTTCGAGATGGCGATCGACATCAGGAAGTTCAGCAGGGCGTAGATGAGCGCCACGTCGAGGAACCACGCCTGATCGAGCCCCGCAGCTAACAGGGCGAGGATGACGACCGTGTTGGTCCCCAGTACGTTGACCGCCAGCAGCCGGTCCTGCGTCGTCGGCCCGACAACGGCGCGATAGAACATCGCGATCGCGAGGACGACGAACAGCGCCGCCGCGACGAGAAAGACGTCCTCGAGCGAGGACGGCGTCACAGTTCGTCACCTCCGACGATTTCGGCGTCGTCGCGTTCGCGCGGCGAGGCGATCGCTGCCGAGTCGCGGCCGTAGAAGACGAAGCGGATCGCCCGCTCTAAGCCGCCGTCGAAGAGGTCGTCGCGGGCCCCCGGGATCAACGTGTGAACGAGCAGCTGCTGGTTGTTGGCTCGAACCGTTAGCGTTCCCGGCGTGAGCGTGATGCTGTTGGCCAGCGCGGTCAGCGGTAGGCCGCTCCGGACGCGGGAGTTGACTCGCGTCAGCGTGGGCTCGATCGGCATCGACGGCCGCAGGATCACGGCCGAAACCGCGATGTTGGCCTTGACGATCTCCCAGAGCAGATACGGGATGTAGATGACGAATCGGACGACTCGGATCGGCGACTGAACGCGATCGAGCGGCACGGTAAACGTCACCCGTGCGAGCGAGACGGCGACGATGCCGGCGACCGCCGCGCCGGTGAGGAGATCGAACCAGTAGGTCGGATCCCCGAGGACGAGATAGAAGCCATAGGAGAGCAGGAAGGTCGCGAACAGGCGATCGAAGTCCTCCGACCCGCCGGCCAGACGGCCGCGTCGGGCCGGTCGCTCGACGGGCGCCTCGTCGTAGGCCAGCCCGATGCGGGCGAGTTCGCGCTCGAGCGGCTGGAGCATCTGTGCGGTGACGCCGGGTTGGTACTCCGGATCGAGGACGACCCGGTCGATCCCGTGCTCGTCGGCGTAGGCGTCGAAGATTTCGGCGTAGTCGCGGGGACCGAAAAGGTACTCGTCGACACCGAGCGTCGCCGTCTCGATCGTCACGTCGGCACCGCCGGCGTCCTCCTCGACCCAGTTTCGCGCCCGCGAGAGCAGCCCCTCGGCGTCCTCGCTGTACTGCTCGCTCTCGGGCACGTCGGCGTCGTAGGGCATCGCGACGACGAGGTGTAGTTCGAGGGTATCGGTCGCCTCGAGTCCGGACTGGACGGCGTAGCCGACCGTCTGCCGGACGGTCACCGTGTCCGACAGCGGGACGAGCAGGCGTTCAACCGCCACGGCGTCTCCCTCCTGACGACCGTCGTTGGACACTCATGACTCTGGTTGTTAGTCGAACCAAGCGGTAGCCGTAGGAAAACGATTTCGTTATGCGCCAGCAGTCATCCGATCCGACGGATTCGGTCCGATCATTCGTCGTTTTCAGGTCCCGTCCCGACCGAACGGTCAGCGCGAACGAGACCTGCGACTGCCGCTTGACGATCGGTAGTTTTACAATCGGACTTTCAGTAGAGAAAACTGACTTGCATGACGACGACTGAAACCGTTCACGATCGAATCGGGACCGCGCGCGACGACCTCACAACCGGCCAGTTGCTGGCCGTCTTCGCGTTCGTCGCGGCGCTGACGTTCGCGCTGCTGTTCCTCCAGGAGCCGCTGGCGCACGACTCGATGCACAACTTCCGGCACGCGGCCGGCGTCATCTGTCACTGATGCTCGTCGACTACCTCGAGCGGGGCGTGCTCGCCGGGGCGGTCGCGGGAATCGCATACGGCGCCTATATGGCGCTCGTCGCGAACCCGCTGATCGGCTACATGGAGACGCTCGCCGAGGGTGGCGAGCACGGCGGCCACTCTCACGCCGGCGAACACGCCCACGAGGCCGGTGAGCACGCACACGCCGCCGGCGAACACGCTCACGCGGTCAGCGAGGCGACGACCGCCGCCGTGAGCGTCGGTAGCGGCGTCCTCTGGGGGATTCTACTCGGCGGAGCCTTCGCGCTCGCGTTCTACTTCCTCGAGCCGGCGCTGCCCGGTCGCGGGCGGGTCAAGCCCTACGTGCTGGCCGGGGCCGGCTTCCTCACCGTCTCGGTCGCGCCGTGGCTAGTGTTGCCGCCGGCGACGCCGGGCGCCGAACAGGCGTTCGATCCCACGCTCCGGAGCGCGATCTACGCGGGCATGATGGCCGTCGGCGCGATCACCGCCGGCGCGTCGATCTACGGCTACGGGCGCGTCTCGGCTCGAAGCCGTCCGCTCGGAGTAGTCACAGCGGCAGTCCCGATCGCCGTCCTCGTCGCGATCACCGCGGTCGCGGCACCGATGATCGTCGAGGTCGGCGCGATGCCGGCCGATCTCGTGACCGCGTTCCGCGGACTGACCGTGCTGAGTCAGGCCGCGCTCTGGACGCTCGTCGCCGGCTGTTTCGGCTGGCTCCAGACGCGAGCCGGCGTCCGATCGGCCGCCGAGCGCCGCGACGACCTCCTCACTAGCCCATGAAGGATCGGACCGAAGAGCACCGCGAGCGCCTCGACGCGCACGTCTTCGTCTGTACCAACGACCGCGACGGCGAGTACGCGAGCTGTGGCGCGGTCGGTGCCGAGGAGACAGTCGCGGCGGTCAAAGACTGGTTACGGGAGCGCGACGCTTTCTGGACGGCCGTTTCGGTCAGCGAGACCTCGTGTCTCGGGCTGTGCAGCGAGGGCGGCACCGCGATTTCGATCCAGCCGCGAAACACCTGGTACTCGGACGTGACACCCGAGACCGTCCCCGAGTTGCTCGAGTCGGCGTTCGGTCCGGATGCAGAGCGGATCCGCGACGAAAGCTGAGCGAGCACGACGGCCGACGGGCACCGGATCGACGGTCCGTGGGCGCACAACCGTTTTATCCGTGGTCTTCGATACCACACCTGTTACGAATGCTCGCGTGGCCAGACGAGACCATCTACGAGGGGATCACAGCGGTCGCGGCGGCCCGCTCCGACCGTCGAGCCGTCGTCTTCGACGGAGCGACGTGGACGTACGGAGACCTGCTCGCGGAGAGTCGTGCGCTCGCCCGCGGCCTCGCCGACCTCGGCGTCTCGGACGGCGACGTCGTCGCGGTCTGGCTCGGTAACCGCCCCGAGTGGATTGCCTGCCAGCTCGCGACCTCGTACCTCGGCGCGTCGATGGTCGCCGTCAACACCCGCTATCGGACGCACGAACTCGAGTATATGCTCGCGGACTCGGGCGCGAGCGTCCTCGTCACGGAAGACGAACTGCTCGGGCGGGACTACCACGAAATGCTGTCGACGGCCGTTCCCGAACTCGAGGCGCAGTCGCCCGACGAGTTCGATCCCGACTCGGTTCCGGACCTCGAGGCGGTCGTGAGCCTCGAGCCGTCGACGGACCTGCCGGCGCTTCGGGGCTACGACGACGTTCTGGAAACGGGGCGGTCACGGGTAGGGGACGGCTTCGAGCCGGCGACCGACCCCGAGGCACCGGCGGCGATCTTCTACACGAGCGGGACGACGAGCGATCCGAAGGGGTGTCTCCAGTCGAGTCGGTCGCTGTTGAACCATTCCGCCCACGTGGCGGATCACCTCGGCGTGACCGAGGACGACGTCGGCGTCGCGACGCTGCCGTTTTGTGGTATCTGGGGGTACAATACGCTCTTCAGCGTCCTCGCGACGGGCGGAACGCTCGTCGCGCAGACCCACTTCGATCCCGGCGAGACGATCCGGCTGGTCGACGAGTACGACGCGACCTATCTCACCGGCCTCGGCGTGATGTTCGAACGGATGCTCGAGCACGACGCGTTCGACGCGTCGCGCGTCGAGACGGTCGACAAGGGGGTCGTCGGCTTCATCAGCAAGGGGTTCGACGAGGCCCTGTTCGAGCGCATCGAGTCGACGTTCGGGTTTCCTGTGGTCCAGCCCTACGGTCTCTCGGAGGCCAATAGTCAGATCTTCGTCGGCGATCCGGCCGATCCCGCCGAGCGACGAAAACGGGTCGGCGGGCCGCCGATCCATCCGGATATCGAGGCGAAAATCGTCGATCCCGAGACGCGCGAGGAACTGCCGACCGGCGAGGAGGGGGAACTCGCTATTCGGGGCTATCTCCTCGCGGACGGCTACCTCGGGAAGCCCGAGGCGACCGCCGAGGCCTTCGACGATGAGGTCCCCGGGAGCGAAGCGACCGGGGAGTCGGAAGACTCGTCTTCCGGAAGATGGTTCTACACCGGCGATCTCGCCGAAATCGATGCGGACGGCTACGTCTCCTATCGCTCGCGGCTCGACGACGCGCTCCGAGTACGCGGCTTTCTCGTCGCGCCGCCCGAGATCCAGACCGCGATCGAGGACCATCCCGACGTGCGATCGTGCGAGGTCGTCGGCGCGCCGCATCCGCGCCACGGCGAGGTGCCGGTCGCATTCGTCGTTCCCGCCGCGTCCGACGGCGACGAGCCGACCGCTGCCGCCCTCGAGACGTTCCTCGAATCCCGCGTGGCCGACTACAAGGTCCCCGAGGCGTTCGAGTTCGTCGAGGCGTTCCCGACGACGGCGGGACCGAACGGAGAGAAGGTCCGAAAGACGGCGCTCCGAGAGCGGGTGCGAGATCGATTTGAAGCGTAGATAACAGGTCTGAAGTGCCGGAAATCGAGGGGTGGCGGCGCAACGTTTTTCTCCCGACTAAATGAGGATAACCCGATGGCCCGACTCCTGCGCGACGCGGTCGAGCTGACCGAGAGCCAGCAGCTCGTCCGTTCGAGCATCCACGACATCTGTTCGGACTTCGACCGCGAGTACTGGCGCGAGCGAGCCGACGCCGGGGAGTACCCCCGCGAGTTCGTCGACGCGCTGGCCGACCACGGCTGGATGGGGATCCTCCTCCCCGAAGAGTACGGCGGCGCGGGAATGGGAACTCGGGAAACGGTCGTTATGATGGAGGAGATCGCGGCGAACGGCGGCGGATTCAGCGCCGCGCAGGCGGTCCACGGCGGCGTCTACAACTCCGTGCCGATCGTCGAGTACGCGAGCGAGGACATCAAGCGGGACCTGCTTCCCGACGTCGCGGCCGGCGACGAATCGATTCAGGCGTTCGGCCTCACCGAGCCCAACGCCGGATCGAACTCGACGGCGATCGAGACGCGCGCGGAGAAGGAGAACGATGAGTACGTGATCAACGGCCAGAAGATCTGGACCTCCCGCGTCGACGTCTCGGACTACATCGTCCTCGTCGCGCGCACGACGCCGCTCGAGGACGTCGAGAAGCGAACGCACGGCATCTCGATGTTCCTCGTCGATCTCGCGGACGCCCACGAGCAGGGCGCACTCGAGATGGAGGCGATCCCCAAATCGGCGAGCGACTTCGTCCACTCGTTCGAACTCTGGTTCGACGACCTGCGCGTGCCCGCGGAGAATCTGATCGGCGTCGAGGGCGAGGGGTTCTATCAGGTGCTGGACGGGTTAAACGAGGAACGGCTCGTCATCG containing:
- a CDS encoding proton-conducting transporter membrane subunit, with the translated sequence MSNVDLILPLLIVTPILAATLPIALGLWFDRTGWSVTALTTLGLFGAASYLAAEVYAGGEAVTHELGGYPRTYGIQLVSDQFSMLIVLLVTAVALGVLAYTRQGGPRGNTFYTAYLLLVGGLLGISLTGDVFNLFVFLEITSLATYALVASGDGPEAAVASLKYLILGTVAASMYLIGVAFVFMATGTLNMVELSTAIPAAEAQTLIRAGFAFIVVGFAVKVAQWPLHTWQPSAYQQAPDGVTPLIAALVSTASAYAFGRLIVTVFEVEYLAAMPNAAAIVLTVGCVSVLAGTVLAVIQTEVKRMLAYSSVSQFGLVIAAYGVVIADGSRTALIGAAIHLVGHGLLKAGLFLGVALVAASYGARTVDEYAGLATERPVVAGSMAVLLFSLVGVPPGVGFVGKWYIGLGAVQAQLWPVAAVIFLSTMLTLAYAARLLEKMYFTPSAAADRPHAPDPVATDGGDDGRDGSGDADSASREPGAAIAAIRGESSRDPVSTGMVAIVVVAALGAVALGFAGGTIAELLDPFLTEVIN
- a CDS encoding cation:proton antiporter subunit C; amino-acid sequence: MIDLLTSHYTYVLTFVLLGLGIYMVIASENLVKKLIGVNLFQTAIFLFFVSMAYIDADGASAPIVPHHGEPGEVMVASPLPQVIVLTAIVVGIALTAVGLALIIRIYAEYGTLREDTLREVRADE
- a CDS encoding MnhB domain-containing protein, whose translation is MSGSVDDTYTESQVIMTAVKIIAPFTLTYGLFMTFHGGDAPGGGFQGGTIVGVTVLMLAFAFGIEPTRRWLRNSFLVGIVTGGVVIFGAIGLGMIALGGKFLEFDQLYEVLHVKQKWGLEAVEIGGISLIVSGVIISLFFTMAAGFTPERPSGTGGVSGTDSAAEAPGSPDAEVSDDD
- a CDS encoding DUF4040 domain-containing protein — its product is MSLFAYTLVAFVLATAVATTLFRDILSVIIVFGAYSLGMAILYTFLLAPDVAMTEAAIGAGVTTLLLLLTIARTTRPSTDRLRERIHLPAVVVVGAFVLLLCTAVLPEMYAVGGTETPVWSNPDVTQHYITQTYEQTKVENAVTSVLAAYRGFDTFGEAVVVFAAGVSTLLVLKREVFA
- the mnhG gene encoding monovalent cation/H(+) antiporter subunit G, producing the protein MIEPIPLQTTLETVRFWAIVVMLGLGVFFTLVSTVGVIRLPDIYARAHTASQTDTLGAGFALAGVALAFGWQHAAVYTVLLLFFVFITNPTAAHAIARSAAETGVEPVLAEEGPETDETDIPAETDGETR
- a CDS encoding cation:proton antiporter yields the protein MTPSSLEDVFLVAAALFVVLAIAMFYRAVVGPTTQDRLLAVNVLGTNTVVILALLAAGLDQAWFLDVALIYALLNFLMSIAISKFTVERGGVL
- a CDS encoding monovalent cation/H+ antiporter subunit E, coding for MAVERLLVPLSDTVTVRQTVGYAVQSGLEATDTLELHLVVAMPYDADVPESEQYSEDAEGLLSRARNWVEEDAGGADVTIETATLGVDEYLFGPRDYAEIFDAYADEHGIDRVVLDPEYQPGVTAQMLQPLERELARIGLAYDEAPVERPARRGRLAGGSEDFDRLFATFLLSYGFYLVLGDPTYWFDLLTGAAVAGIVAVSLARVTFTVPLDRVQSPIRVVRFVIYIPYLLWEIVKANIAVSAVILRPSMPIEPTLTRVNSRVRSGLPLTALANSITLTPGTLTVRANNQQLLVHTLIPGARDDLFDGGLERAIRFVFYGRDSAAIASPRERDDAEIVGGDEL
- a CDS encoding CbtB domain-containing protein produces the protein MTTTETVHDRIGTARDDLTTGQLLAVFAFVAALTFALLFLQEPLAHDSMHNFRHAAGVICH
- a CDS encoding CbtA family protein produces the protein MLVDYLERGVLAGAVAGIAYGAYMALVANPLIGYMETLAEGGEHGGHSHAGEHAHEAGEHAHAAGEHAHAVSEATTAAVSVGSGVLWGILLGGAFALAFYFLEPALPGRGRVKPYVLAGAGFLTVSVAPWLVLPPATPGAEQAFDPTLRSAIYAGMMAVGAITAGASIYGYGRVSARSRPLGVVTAAVPIAVLVAITAVAAPMIVEVGAMPADLVTAFRGLTVLSQAALWTLVAGCFGWLQTRAGVRSAAERRDDLLTSP
- a CDS encoding (2Fe-2S) ferredoxin domain-containing protein, yielding MKDRTEEHRERLDAHVFVCTNDRDGEYASCGAVGAEETVAAVKDWLRERDAFWTAVSVSETSCLGLCSEGGTAISIQPRNTWYSDVTPETVPELLESAFGPDAERIRDES
- a CDS encoding class I adenylate-forming enzyme family protein; this encodes MLAWPDETIYEGITAVAAARSDRRAVVFDGATWTYGDLLAESRALARGLADLGVSDGDVVAVWLGNRPEWIACQLATSYLGASMVAVNTRYRTHELEYMLADSGASVLVTEDELLGRDYHEMLSTAVPELEAQSPDEFDPDSVPDLEAVVSLEPSTDLPALRGYDDVLETGRSRVGDGFEPATDPEAPAAIFYTSGTTSDPKGCLQSSRSLLNHSAHVADHLGVTEDDVGVATLPFCGIWGYNTLFSVLATGGTLVAQTHFDPGETIRLVDEYDATYLTGLGVMFERMLEHDAFDASRVETVDKGVVGFISKGFDEALFERIESTFGFPVVQPYGLSEANSQIFVGDPADPAERRKRVGGPPIHPDIEAKIVDPETREELPTGEEGELAIRGYLLADGYLGKPEATAEAFDDEVPGSEATGESEDSSSGRWFYTGDLAEIDADGYVSYRSRLDDALRVRGFLVAPPEIQTAIEDHPDVRSCEVVGAPHPRHGEVPVAFVVPAASDGDEPTAAALETFLESRVADYKVPEAFEFVEAFPTTAGPNGEKVRKTALRERVRDRFEA
- a CDS encoding acyl-CoA dehydrogenase family protein, producing MARLLRDAVELTESQQLVRSSIHDICSDFDREYWRERADAGEYPREFVDALADHGWMGILLPEEYGGAGMGTRETVVMMEEIAANGGGFSAAQAVHGGVYNSVPIVEYASEDIKRDLLPDVAAGDESIQAFGLTEPNAGSNSTAIETRAEKENDEYVINGQKIWTSRVDVSDYIVLVARTTPLEDVEKRTHGISMFLVDLADAHEQGALEMEAIPKSASDFVHSFELWFDDLRVPAENLIGVEGEGFYQVLDGLNEERLVIAAECIGLGRLALERAVDYANDREVFDRAIGSNQAIQHPLAEAYARLQAAKQLTYNAADRAASDEDVDLGAYANAAKFLAADAAYEAADAAVQTHGGFGIATEYDVERYFREARLTRLVPITQELALNYIGENVLGLPRSY